The following are encoded together in the Triticum dicoccoides isolate Atlit2015 ecotype Zavitan chromosome 6B, WEW_v2.0, whole genome shotgun sequence genome:
- the LOC119321800 gene encoding E3 ubiquitin-protein ligase EL5-like, with the protein MSVQGRRVSCYDWCSDFTCAHAIFASGFVTAPVASVHFVKRPYSGATILFAAFAAFCTTVSLILCCKFYAELRRPPWPRWLSSASAEARHLEQQDGQETEVSSHEQLRHPEQAVMGRERDHLRAALVPSYEHPGGDAECAVCLGDVEKGEPVRRMPVCLHVFHTECIDRWLRSHATCPICRCSVFTPPERPPEVVLNVEL; encoded by the coding sequence ATGTCCGTCCAGGGGAGGCGCGTCTCCTGCTACGACTGGTGCAGCGACTTCACGTGCGCGCACGCCATCTTCGCCAGCGGGTTCGTCACCGCGCCGGTCGCCAGCGTGCACTTCGTCAAGCGGCCCTACTCCGGCGCCACCATCTTGTTCGCAGCGTTCGCCGCGTTCTGCACCACCGTCAGCCTCATCCTCTGCTGCAAGTTCTACGCCGAGCTCAGGCGGCCGCCCTGGCCCCGGTGGCTGTCGTCGGCGTCCGCCGAAGCGCGCCATCTTGAACAGCAGGACGGCCAAGAGACGGAGGTGTCGTCGCACGAGCAGCTTCGCCACCCTGAGCAGGCCGTGATGGGGCGCGAGCGCGACCACCTGCGAGCCGCTCTCGTCCCGAGCTACGAGCACCCGGGGGGCGACGCCGAGTGCGCGGTGTGCCTCGGCGACGTGGAGAAGGGGGAGCCAGTGCGGCGGATGCCGGTGTGCCTGCACGTGTTCCACACCGAGTGCATCGACCGGTGGCTGCGCTCGCACGCGACGTGCCCGATTTGCCGGTGCAGCGTGTTCACCCCGCCGGAACGCCCACCGGAAGTAGTGTTGAACGTGGAGTTGTGA